A single region of the Verrucomicrobiota bacterium genome encodes:
- a CDS encoding TIR domain-containing protein produces the protein MVAKKAMPQKRKAREESLPQVYVSCSPRDSKEAESIVYRLEREGIQTWFDRRDIVAGERVRDRRLEVRAASKIWLVFIGAGGSERIQAQDYAEAQARLQRAPSGSFRLVPLLLRGVAWEDAPTFLRPFSGFQIHELERESEWRRLVEGLKKALSGVADRTPRVQSRAAGPGGIRARKRKARDQGPPGSASGSKAEVTHVFPRRSSATPGWPGPGGRRGLLHWRGILVGQRKDLRLAAGHAVVDSIAFPVPAAG, from the coding sequence ATGGTTGCCAAAAAAGCCATGCCTCAAAAGCGCAAAGCGCGGGAAGAATCGCTACCCCAGGTTTACGTGTCGTGCAGCCCGCGCGATTCGAAAGAAGCCGAGTCCATCGTCTATCGGCTCGAGCGCGAGGGAATCCAAACTTGGTTTGATCGGCGCGACATCGTGGCCGGCGAACGTGTGCGCGATCGGCGACTCGAAGTGCGGGCAGCCAGTAAGATTTGGCTTGTGTTCATCGGGGCGGGTGGGAGCGAGAGAATCCAGGCGCAAGATTATGCGGAAGCTCAGGCGCGGCTGCAGCGGGCGCCGAGCGGCTCCTTTCGGTTGGTCCCGCTGCTTTTGCGCGGCGTGGCCTGGGAAGACGCGCCGACTTTTCTGCGGCCCTTCTCTGGATTCCAGATTCACGAGCTCGAACGCGAATCGGAATGGCGCCGTCTGGTCGAGGGTTTGAAGAAAGCCTTGTCCGGCGTTGCGGACCGGACACCGCGAGTTCAAAGCCGTGCAGCAGGACCTGGAGGCATTCGTGCGCGAAAACGGAAGGCCCGAGATCAAGGCCCGCCCGGTTCCGCGTCCGGCTCAAAAGCTGAAGTGACCCATGTCTTTCCCCGCCGAAGCTCTGCAACGCCTGGCTGGCCTGGTCCTGGAGGGCGACGTGGTCTTCTTCATTGGCGCGGGATTCTCGTTGGACAGCGAAAAGACCTCCGGCTGGCGGCTGGTCACGCGGTTGTTGATTCGATTGCTTTCCCTGTGCCAGCCGCTGGGTGA
- a CDS encoding SIR2 family protein, with amino-acid sequence MGPRYFGCRARSRPESHSRRGQSAVPRHDGFSEPAHHGWRSLRGHAGGGGRRLPEQIAASAPHHCSAGAGGLCTTTVTPNFDLLLEGAYRLAGFRDRTLGPENPLPPTMFSDYVRITSPAEFFSEGKAHRTAVLIKMHGCARTYRDVKPNGSNEREWREALRDYLRSMVFTYREIQNWREDSWAADFLRTLLRTRTVVFAGYSLQDPVVHDTFRTVYEEMARIRRFAWYYPAMQDAGWTCWSVVVELALRRMVAALWKNRCSPAPPETGRTLGSLRASKAAENSSGQIEKLWAAACDVPTVLFQSPCQTGTKEVAPHAVQIQLGGFESGAATQNARTPSPLLHLALAGKRCSVASHGLAQTAEPTRPRNGRNRGCLRRTHFGPAHGRVHSPRSAGVFALALGRGDRKR; translated from the coding sequence ATGGGTCCGCGATATTTTGGATGCCGGGCCAGAAGCCGACCGGAGTCTCATTCGCGCCGCGGGCAAAGCGCTGTTCCTCGACACGATGGGTTTTCGGAACCCGCTCATCATGGGTGGCGATCCCTGCGCGGGCACGCTGGAGGAGGTGGCCGCCGCTTACCGGAACAAATTGCTGCCTCGGCACCACATCATTGCTCGGCTGGCGCGGGGGGGCTTTGCACGACGACCGTGACACCCAATTTCGACCTCCTCCTGGAAGGGGCTTATCGGCTGGCCGGATTCCGAGATCGCACGCTGGGGCCGGAGAATCCGCTGCCGCCCACGATGTTCTCCGATTACGTTCGGATCACTTCGCCGGCTGAGTTCTTCTCCGAGGGCAAAGCTCATCGCACGGCGGTGCTCATCAAGATGCACGGTTGCGCTCGCACTTACCGGGATGTGAAACCGAACGGCTCCAACGAACGCGAGTGGAGAGAGGCGTTGCGCGATTATTTGCGTTCCATGGTTTTTACCTACCGCGAAATCCAGAATTGGCGCGAGGATTCCTGGGCGGCGGATTTCCTGCGCACCCTGCTGCGGACGCGCACGGTCGTTTTCGCCGGGTACAGCCTCCAGGACCCGGTGGTGCACGACACGTTCCGGACGGTTTACGAAGAAATGGCGCGCATCCGGAGGTTTGCGTGGTACTACCCTGCGATGCAGGACGCCGGGTGGACGTGCTGGAGCGTGGTGGTCGAACTGGCCTTGCGCCGGATGGTCGCCGCTCTGTGGAAGAACCGGTGTTCTCCGGCCCCGCCGGAAACCGGTCGCACGCTGGGAAGTCTTCGCGCTTCAAAGGCGGCCGAGAATTCCTCGGGCCAGATCGAAAAACTCTGGGCCGCGGCCTGTGATGTCCCAACCGTGCTTTTCCAGAGTCCTTGCCAAACCGGCACGAAGGAAGTTGCGCCGCACGCCGTGCAAATCCAACTCGGGGGCTTCGAGTCCGGCGCCGCCACGCAGAATGCACGGACACCCAGTCCGTTGCTGCATCTGGCACTTGCAGGAAAACGATGCTCCGTGGCGTCCCACGGCCTGGCGCAGACGGCGGAACCAACGCGGCCTCGAAACGGACGAAATCGCGGATGCCTCCGCCGAACCCACTTCGGTCCGGCGCATGGGCGTGTGCATTCGCCGCGCTCCGCCGGCGTATTTGCTTTGGCGTTGGGCCGCGGGGACCGAAAGCGATGA
- a CDS encoding phospholipase, giving the protein MLAPANHGSALAQLGKGRLSRIKHLLQGVEPGERVLDWLELGSDPQWELNEARLDYDCVSGGVFPFVLTGQKIDRALYDALNSYTDEIGSDGVVRVAAANLNYSFLHLVQDQKNGLTVKKTYRSKPTAFGVLPALAHSGDDLGIIRSVSENGERPRRIANRLGVPLEHPTARWVLRCLQVTNRAEYAAARDELAALTAQTQEDERIDRQQTLFGTREYRNSRCIQVVFRLIDDRGQTLPDYDLYLTAGPEYSEQDLPPGFFVDRQRNRRNPGKLTYYLDHDTMFAGLQQPGLNGHLGFCILARPTSGLAFYRELDFRSTLTELRRVLVPNETMMVEIELKRVVDANVFRMSNDLRPTKIEGKPSGKTVA; this is encoded by the coding sequence ATGCTGGCACCCGCCAATCATGGTTCCGCCCTCGCGCAACTGGGCAAGGGCCGCTTGTCCCGCATCAAACATCTTCTCCAGGGCGTCGAACCCGGCGAGCGCGTCTTGGATTGGCTGGAGTTGGGCAGCGACCCGCAATGGGAACTGAACGAAGCGCGGCTCGATTACGATTGCGTGAGCGGCGGGGTTTTCCCGTTCGTGCTCACGGGACAAAAAATAGATCGCGCGCTTTACGACGCGCTCAACTCTTACACGGACGAAATCGGCTCGGACGGCGTCGTCCGCGTGGCCGCCGCGAACCTGAACTACAGTTTCCTCCACCTTGTTCAGGACCAGAAAAATGGGCTCACCGTGAAGAAAACCTACCGCAGCAAGCCGACGGCCTTCGGCGTTTTGCCAGCCCTGGCGCATTCGGGAGACGACCTCGGCATCATTCGCAGCGTGTCTGAGAACGGAGAACGCCCGCGCCGCATCGCCAATCGACTGGGCGTGCCGCTCGAACATCCCACGGCGCGCTGGGTGCTGCGGTGCCTTCAGGTCACCAACCGCGCGGAATACGCCGCCGCCCGGGACGAACTCGCGGCGTTGACGGCGCAAACGCAAGAGGACGAAAGAATCGACCGGCAGCAAACGCTCTTCGGCACGCGCGAATACCGCAACAGCCGCTGCATCCAGGTCGTGTTTCGGCTGATCGACGACCGCGGCCAAACCCTGCCCGACTACGATCTTTACCTCACCGCGGGACCTGAATATAGCGAGCAGGATTTGCCGCCCGGTTTTTTCGTGGACCGCCAGCGCAACCGCCGCAATCCCGGCAAACTGACTTACTATCTGGATCACGACACGATGTTCGCAGGGCTTCAGCAACCGGGTCTCAACGGCCATCTGGGGTTCTGCATCCTGGCTCGGCCGACTTCAGGCCTGGCCTTTTATCGGGAGCTGGACTTCCGCTCGACCCTCACGGAACTGCGGCGGGTGCTTGTTCCCAATGAGACGATGATGGTGGAAATTGAGCTCAAGCGCGTCGTCGATGCCAATGTCTTCCGTATGAGCAATGATCTCCGGCCGACCAAGATTGAGGGCAAGCCCTCGGGCAAAACAGTGGCTTAG
- a CDS encoding Gfo/Idh/MocA family oxidoreductase: MKLRIGFLGVGGMGFSHLKAIQEHHADVAEAAAICPASEANLQRALAAAPGAKAFREERRLIESGLDAIFVSTPNFTHVPLGLEILRAGKHLFLEKPVGITPEECRQMVQAAGATDRTVLIGHELRYSPYFQKIKALVEEGEIGQPRLVWCREFRGPFQKKSRDWIQDDRQSGGALVDKNCHHFDLMNWWAQSRPKRVCAFGGNAVERVLEGEHQVLDHATVSFEHENGVRGTLQLCMFAPDQQGEELEMGVAGDAGLLRTRLSRLEILVWKRKALNKEPVIHSVEAKRGEGWGGHLGFAEIHEAFLKAILEKKPHLTSVRDCVDGTLLAIAAEESIKKRRVIEIQ; the protein is encoded by the coding sequence ATGAAACTCCGAATCGGATTCCTTGGCGTCGGCGGGATGGGGTTCAGTCATTTGAAGGCCATCCAGGAACATCACGCCGATGTGGCGGAGGCCGCCGCGATTTGTCCGGCGAGCGAGGCGAATCTCCAGCGCGCGCTTGCGGCGGCCCCCGGCGCCAAGGCTTTTCGCGAGGAACGGCGCCTCATTGAATCGGGCCTGGACGCCATCTTCGTTTCGACGCCGAATTTCACCCACGTGCCGCTGGGGCTGGAGATTCTGCGCGCGGGCAAACATCTCTTTTTGGAAAAGCCCGTCGGCATCACGCCGGAGGAATGCCGCCAAATGGTCCAGGCCGCCGGCGCCACGGACCGCACCGTGTTGATCGGCCACGAATTGCGCTACTCGCCTTACTTCCAGAAAATCAAAGCGCTCGTGGAGGAAGGCGAGATCGGCCAGCCGCGGCTGGTCTGGTGCCGGGAATTTCGGGGGCCGTTTCAGAAGAAGTCCCGCGATTGGATTCAGGATGACCGCCAGTCCGGCGGCGCGCTCGTGGACAAGAACTGTCATCACTTCGATCTGATGAACTGGTGGGCGCAATCACGTCCGAAGCGGGTTTGCGCGTTCGGCGGCAATGCCGTGGAGCGCGTCCTCGAGGGCGAACATCAGGTTCTGGACCACGCCACGGTCAGCTTCGAGCATGAAAACGGCGTGCGCGGAACGCTCCAGCTTTGCATGTTCGCTCCCGACCAGCAGGGCGAAGAACTGGAAATGGGCGTGGCCGGCGACGCCGGTTTGCTTCGGACGCGCCTGTCACGTTTGGAAATCTTGGTTTGGAAACGGAAGGCGCTAAACAAGGAGCCGGTCATTCACTCTGTTGAAGCCAAACGCGGCGAAGGCTGGGGCGGCCACCTGGGATTCGCCGAGATCCACGAGGCGTTCCTGAAGGCCATCCTGGAAAAGAAACCGCACCTGACGAGCGTGCGCGATTGCGTGGACGGCACGCTCCTGGCGATTGCCGCCGAGGAATCGATCAAGAAGCGCCGGGTCATCGAGATTCAATGA